In Littorina saxatilis isolate snail1 linkage group LG8, US_GU_Lsax_2.0, whole genome shotgun sequence, a single genomic region encodes these proteins:
- the LOC138974771 gene encoding uncharacterized protein, giving the protein MPFILSDYKLPQCEGGQLDVSEVEPWTTVSCEGLRRTQNMNWTITDDSDTVSQIAFCDTKKNCTTSNRDVIVSRENQFSNLTFVGSVREKDSTTLTCVDRNGVTMDSCRIRTFYPAETNNATVRVDSNFTVTGRAYIDKVYASDNNITCQWYHALDNKTVDQLLASLSLSTFTDTDGLEYQQGHCDTTLSVNSSEIIHFFGVVIQPSNEMDQLAGAVTIGRQME; this is encoded by the exons ATGCCCTTTATCCTGTCAGACTACAAGTTACCACAGTGTGAAGGTGGACAGCTGGACGTGTCCGAAGTCGAGCCATGGACAACGGTCAGCTGTGAGGGTCTGAGACGAACACAGAACATGAACTGGACAATCACAGACGATAGTGATACTGTGTCACAGATTGCGTTTTGTGATACTAAGAAAAACTGCACTACAAGCAATAGAGACGTCATAGTGTCCAGAGAGAACCAGTTCAGTAACCTGACCTTTGTGGGCAGCGTGAGAGAGAAGGACAGCACAACACTGACCTGTGTCGATAGGAATGGTGTAACCATGGACTCTTGTCGGATACGGACTTTTT ATCCTGCGGAGACAAACAACGCCACTGTCCGTGTTGACAGCAACTTTACGGTGACAGGACGTGCCTACATTGACAAGGTGTATGCTTCTGACAACAATATCACATGTCAGTGGTATCACGCGCTGGACAACAAG ACGGTTGACCAGCTGTTGGCAAGTCTCAGTCTGTCGACATTCACAGACACGGACGGACTGGAGTACCAGCAAGGTCACTGTGACACGACGCTGTCAGTGAACAGCTCGGAGATAATTCACTTCTTTGGCGTGGTGATACAACCCAGCAATGAAATGGATCAGTTGGCTGGTGCTGTTACCATCG GCCGGCAGATGGAATAA
- the LOC138974772 gene encoding golgin subfamily A member 6-like protein 6: MPEVQSVNYTLLVAYGPENVTLNGSAYYITDDLQNVTLTCTWEEVYPSVNVTWSVACMNLTFSLDNSTCTIDTTLIKNVSEVTCTAVNTGIPQLHATDVFTFLFEEPGPNLTTTCPDYVSEGSDLTCECSYLTAQHGNPPATISWHDVTDTADLHICNVSRDMNGTEYACSSVWGEGRPEEVRSSYNYTMLVAYGPNNATVYVSGDDSDDPNIMTLTCTYDVAYPSVNFTWSVACVAFTLTSESSTCTIDKGMIDVREVACTAFNDKFPEINATRLHAFLFNDAVTSPPFPLVGVVVGVVAAVLLCIIIVVVIIIAKRRASRKSQKDSSTRANDDRDVDEEKGSQQNKSKVQVPPSEFEEHINELYQSADSVDAVTSLRVPIVRHDQLQGSSKDATRQGQSTEMTHLNKDAKEATIKEKEAKLKMLKMEKQTARENEERNREEKKKEKAREQEEKKRQQAEEKEARKKQEALDKEDKKREKAKEKENKMAEKVREEEDKKKEKEREEEEKKKEKAEEEEAKREEKAREEEARRTEKAKKDEEDKEKDEAKKKEKEREEEEKREKEKAREEEENRKEEEKRKAKAREDEEKEKRAREEEAKNRQRAAEKDAKQKQEALEKEERKAKTTEDEKRNDNSIAMATQEANAMKEEREGKPHMTTDKPEEKEKKPTETPEEREARKQRKLKKLLEKIMQKIMQVFMDKQGHTTTDTETIKTYEKNREKEARKRQKAEEREARRKERLANKKETIEAQEEKEARREARKQQKVQEKEARRKERLARKEDEKTETEEEKEARRQARRVKKEARKVREQDKKAREETRKARKQDRKARDQDEKAREHDQKPKDPALKKDQNQDLTNTAKGVLQAGNVILCDDCTYTFYVSAATCPI; encoded by the exons ATGCCAGAAGTTCAGTCTGTGAACTACACTTTGCTTGTTGCTT ATGGTCCGGAAAATGTCACATTGAATGGCTCTGCTTACTACATCACCGATGACCTTCAAAACGTGACCTTGACCTGCACCTGGGAAGAAGTCTACCCCTCTGTCAACGTTACTTGGAGCGTTGCTTGTATGAACTTGACCTTCTCTCTAGACAACAGCACGTGCACCATTGACACTACATTGATCAAAAACGTGTCAGAAGTGACGTGTACAGCTGTCAATACTGGAATCCCACAGCTGCACGCCACAGATGTCTTTACGTTTTTATTCG AGGAACCCGGACCAAACCTGACCACGACGTGCCCAGACTACGTGTCAGAAGGCAGCGACCTGACCTGTGAGTGCAGCTATCTTACAGCACAGCACGGCAACCCGCCCGCTACCATCTCCTGGCATGACGTCACGGACACTGCTGACCTGCATATCTGCAATGTGTCAAGAGACATGAACGGGACTGAATATGCCTGTTCTTCAGTTTGGGGCGAGGGGCGTCCAGAAGAAGTTCGTTCTTCTTACAACTACACTATGCTTGTGGCTT ATGGTCCCAACAATGCGACAGTGTATGTTTCTGGCGACGACAGCGACGACCCTAacataatgaccttgacctgcACGTATGATGTGGCCTATCCTTCGGTCAACTTTACCTGGAGTGTTGCTTGTGTGGCCTTCACCTTGACCTCTGAAAGCAGCACGTGCACTATTGACAAAGGAATGATTGACGTGCGAGAAGTGGCGTGCACGGCTTTCAATGACAAATTCCCAGAGATAAACGCCACAAGATTACACGCGTTTTTATTTA ACGATGCAGTAACTAGCCCGCCATTTCCCTTGGTGGGCGTGGTGGTgggtgttgttgctgctgtacTTCTTTGCatcattatcgtcgtcgtcattatcATCGCTAAACGCAGAG CATCCAGGAAATCACAAAAGGATAGCAGCACAAGAGCCAATGATG ATCGTGATGTGGACGAGGAAAAAGGGTCACAGCAGAACAAATCCAAAGTTCAAGTTCCCCCTTCTG AATTTGAAGAACACATCAACGAACTGTACCAGAGTGCTGACAGTGTGGACGCCGTAACCTCTCTTCGGGTGCCGATTGTACGCCACGATCAACTTCAAGGCTCCAGCAAAGACGCAACCAGACAAGGACAGAGCACAGAAATGACACATCTCAACAAAGACGCCAAGGAAGCCACGatcaaagaaaaagaagcaaagcTGAAGATGTTGAAAATGGAAAAGCAAACTGCTCGAGAGAACGAAGAACGGAAcagagaagaaaagaagaaggagaaagccAGAGagcaagaagaaaagaaaagacaacagGCGGAAGAAAAAGAGGCGAGGAAGAAACAGGAAGCGCTAGACAAGGAGgacaagaagagagagaaggccaaagaaaaggaaaacaagaTGGCGGAGAAGGTCAGAGAGgaagaagacaagaaaaaggagaaagaaagagaggaagaggaaaagaaaaaggagAAAGCTGAAGAGGAAGAAGCTAAAAGGGAAGAGAAAGCTAGAGAAGAAGAAGCACGTAGGACAGAAAAGGCTAAAAAGGACGAAGAAGACAAAGAGAAGGATGAagcaaagaagaaggagaaagaaagagaggaagaagaaaaacgGGAAAAGGAGAAAGctagagaagaagaagagaacaggaaggaggaagaaaaaagaaaagcgaaAGCCAGAGAAGACGAAGAAAAGGAGAAAAGGGCTAGAGAAGAGGAAGCAAAGAACAGACAAAGGGCTGCAGAAAAAGATGCCAAGCAGAAACAAGAAGCtctggaaaaagaagaaaggaaggctAAAACTACAGAGGATGAAAAGCGAAACGACAACAGCATTGCCATGGCAACACAAGAAGCAAACGCAATGAAGGAGGAAAGAGAAGGTAAGCCACACATGACTACAGACAAgcctgaagaaaaagaaaaaaaacctacgGAAACTCCAGAAGAAAGAGAAGCGCGGAAGCAAAGAAAACTCAAGAAATTGTTAGAAAAGATCATGCAAAAGATCATGCAAGTTTTCATGGACAAACAAGGACATACcaccacagacacagagacaataAAGACGTACGAAAAAAACCGAGAAAAGGAGGCTAGAAAGCGACAAAAAGCTGaagagagagaagcaagaaggaAGGAGAGACTTGCTAACAAGAAGGAAACGATAGAGGCACAGGAGGAGAAAGAAGCAAGGAGAGAGGCCAGGAAACAACAAAAAGTTCAAGAGAAAGAAGCGAGAAGAAAGGAACGACTTGCTAGAAAGGAGGACGAGAAGACggagacagaagaagaaaaagaagcaagaAGACAGGCAAGACGTGTGAAGAAAGAAGCCAGGAAAGTCAGAGAACAAGACAAGAAAGCGAGGGAAGAAACAAGGAAAGCAAGGAAACAGGACAGGAAAGCGAGGGACCAGGACGAAAAAGCCAGGGAGCATGACCAGAAACCAAAAGACCCGGCTTTGAAGAAGGACCAAAATCAAGATCTAACCAACACTGCCAAAGGAGTGTTACAAGCAGGTAACGTAATTCTGTGTGACGATTGTACGTATACTTTTTATGTATCGGCTGCCACTTGTCCTATCTGA